From the Chitinispirillales bacterium ANBcel5 genome, the window CAGAGGCGATACACTACCCCGAAATTCTTCTTTGAATTCCTGTCGGGCGAATTGCAAAAGGTTAACGTCCCCTGAAGTAATCTTGTATTCAAGTGCCAGCGCATGCGATATAACGCCAATATCTACCCAGCTTAAATCGATTAATTGGCCAGTTTTATTATTCACAGTGCCAAAATTATTCAGGGCGTGTATAGTTTCCCAATAGGCAGTTTCCGTTTGTTTTTGTTTCTCATTGAGGACCATCGGCTTTACCTTCGCCCTCATTTCCCGCATCCAAGGATACTTGACCTTGAATTTGGTAGTTCTGACAATCTCGTCATGAACCACCCGAATTGTTTTGCATTCATAACGCTCATCTATGAACATATCGGGGGCTATTCGCAAAAGCATAAGAATAGAAGAGGTGTCGCACAGAATGAACATCAGCCCTACCCCTTTGGCTGCTCATTTCGGTATGAAATCTCATTCATAACCTCCTGTGCATCCATCGAGGTATCCAGTCCAAGCCATTCTCCCAATTTTCTTATAGAGCATTGAGGCACCTGTGCCTGGATAAGTTTCATGAAATTGGGAGACAGCTCATAAAGCATATCCACATAGTGCCGGGGATTTTCATGAGAAAAGAGAATTTTTCTCAATACAGGCACGCCTGTTTTCAGGTTCGTTGCCGCGCCACCCACTTTCACCCCATCAGGCATCATACCCTTGTGCTTTAACCTGTAGTATATCCCAAACAGTGAATGTTGGTTTTTCCGCGACACCTCTTTCATTCGGTTGATAATGATACCTTGATCATCAGATTCGGTTATGTAACGACCAACAGTGTTTGCGTAAAAATCGGGGAACTGAGTAAGTTCTGCGACATTGTCGCAGAGTTTCTCTTCTTCGACGACATCAATTGCCCCCGGTTCCTCGTCCCTTATTGCGTGGACAGTTTCATGAAGAAGCTGAAAAATCAGATCAAGCGGAGAGATGTCGATATTAACGAATACCACCCGGTGTCCCGAAATACGCGAATAGAAAGCATAGGATTTTTTCCTGAGGCCTACAGGAAATTCCCGGAAAACAGTATAAATTCCGAGGCGGGAGAGCAAGCGGAATGCACTTTTATAATCCATCGGCTTGTCATCTCCGATACCGGAAAACTCCCGAAGTTTATTTGCAATAATTTCGGCATTTTCAGTCTTTTTTTGTTTTACCCGAAGCACCGGAAGCATTTCGACAATTGGCGCCTGTCGAAACAGGTTGAGATATTGCTGTGCCAGTTGCTGTGAAGACTCTCGCATAGAGGCCGAAACCGGCACATTTCTAATTGTGCGGTGAAGCGGTACCGAGAGCAGACTTTCGGTAGGCTGGGCAAAGAAATCACCCGGTTTCATATTGAGGATGGAGCACAGCTTCACCAAATGGCTTCCACGGGGAACCACCCCGGTGGACCAGGCGTTGATCGTCTGTCGCGAAACGCCCAATTCCTGGGCTAATCGTAGAAGAGTGTATCCGGCTTCTTTGGCTTTAGATTTGATTATGGTGCCGTTAAAGCTCATAATGCCCCCGTCTATGTTCATACTCTCAAATACAATTTATATATACGTTATTGCAACGAATATACCATAATACGGGTAAAAGGTAAAGTTTATTTTACACTTATCCGGATTTCATGAGGTTCCATGTGAAAGGGTACATTGGTGCTCATTGTTGGTAACGGCGAATACCCAGTCTTGAGCGAAATCTGGTTCAGCCCCTAAAAGGTATGGGTATACAGTTTGTGCAGAGCGAATCCACAGCATAGGTTGCCTTTTATATTGCCTAGTTTACCACCTACTTGTTTATTATTCAACCTCCGTTTCATAACTGTATGCATCCTTAAACAAACTTAGCATCAAATCCCTGTTGTTCTCCAACTCTTCCTGATTGATTCGAAAATGAACCCGTTTGCTTTTCTTTTCTCTGAAAACAGTTATTCCGGCCTCCTCCAGCTGATCAAGCCAAAACTCTCTATTGGTGTGTTTTGACCCTATTCTTAAATGCTTTTTTTTGGGATAAAAAATGACCTTATTATTAGATTTGTAATCATCCTTAATGCCAACATACCGTTTGTTATAGTTTTCCCTATACACCGGGTTATCTGTTTGCAACAGTGTAATACACTTATCCATTGTTTCTAACACCTCCCGGGAGCTTTTTTTCAACCAAAACTCTCTGTCGGTCGGTTCTGCTTTCTCTTCTACTTCATCATCTGGCCTCTGGGCCAAATCCATTACTTTTGCAAAGTTCAAAACTACTTTACCATCTATTTGTAATGCATTTAACTGTATGGCAATAATCGGTATTGCCTTATTAAACAGACTGATTACATTCAGAAACCTGCTGGTAATATCTTCTGCTATAATTACCGCTATATGGTCATATTGTGGATACCGGTTTCGTTCCTCATCCCAGTACTCAATGGTTCTGATAATATGGGACTCGTCCACCTTTCCCAACTGAATCTCTACCACATATCGTGTATCAGTTTCATCATCTTTAAGGAGCAAATCCAGTCTGCCATACACAGTTGATCTCTCGACATCTTTTAAGGCCAGATCCCCAAGACCCAGAATTGCCGGATCATCAGCAATAATACCCTGAAGCCATCTTTCATTAAGAATTGGATGGCTCTTTAGAAACAGCTTGTCGTGTTTTACATATTCGAGAGACATTGTTTGATAATCCTTTTAAAAAAACAAAAGTATTTTCAGCCTTTTATTGCATCCTCAGCCACACATCTCTGCAGTGATCATTTCCAAGTGTATTATCAATTGGTTTTAATTTTTTTGATTAGACGCTCCTCCAGATCGGGGAGTGTTTCGAAATAATTATTCATTCATTGAAATCAATACGCCATATTCCAACTGCAACATTTGACAACTGCTGCTGCCTTGATTCAATCCTGTTTTCATTCCATTCTTCATAATTTTCAGAGACAGCTCTTGTGAGTTTGAAATCACTTTTAAA encodes:
- a CDS encoding XRE family transcriptional regulator; its protein translation is MSFNGTIIKSKAKEAGYTLLRLAQELGVSRQTINAWSTGVVPRGSHLVKLCSILNMKPGDFFAQPTESLLSVPLHRTIRNVPVSASMRESSQQLAQQYLNLFRQAPIVEMLPVLRVKQKKTENAEIIANKLREFSGIGDDKPMDYKSAFRLLSRLGIYTVFREFPVGLRKKSYAFYSRISGHRVVFVNIDISPLDLIFQLLHETVHAIRDEEPGAIDVVEEEKLCDNVAELTQFPDFYANTVGRYITESDDQGIIINRMKEVSRKNQHSLFGIYYRLKHKGMMPDGVKVGGAATNLKTGVPVLRKILFSHENPRHYVDMLYELSPNFMKLIQAQVPQCSIRKLGEWLGLDTSMDAQEVMNEISYRNEQPKG